The sequence TTATCAAACCGCATTCCCGAGAGAAGTGGTTTCTCTGGAAGGAACAATATCCCCGAGAGCAGCAGAGTGTTACCAACAGGTTACACCAACCACCTAACAACACAACACTCATCAAGCTCATTGGCTTATAACAACTTCCAAACAGAACTCCCTGTGAACAGTTTCCCACTAGCAAGTGCACCAGGCTTATCAGCAGTTCCAGTTAGGAAAACCAATTCTTACCAAGAAGAGGTTAACAGCTCTGAAGCTGGTTTCGCTACCCCAAGCTACGACATGTTCACCACAAGACAGAACGATTGGGATCTTCGGAGTATTGGAATAGCCTTTGACTCGCATCAGGACGCAGAATCAGCTGCGTTTTCCAACTCAGAAGCTTACTCTTCTTCATCCATGTCAAGGAACAACAACACAACGGTTGCAGCCACCGAGCATGTCCGGAACCACCAGCAACAGCCACATCCAGGAATGGTTCCGCACCATCAGGTTTATGCCGATGGAAACAGCGGTTCAGTGAGGGTGAAATCTGAGAGAGTGGCGGCGGATTCAGCTGCAATGGCGTTTCACGAGCAGTACAGTAATCAAGAAGATCTTATGAGCGCACTTCTTAAGcaggtttgatttgatttttttttctctcttatataGAAGCATAATCTGATCGCCCAAGCACGCGTTtctaaaccaaatatatataacagttcTCAGACGCTCTCTCACCATTGATCACATATTCACATGTCTTTCATAATTACGTCAAACTACCACTaagtaaacaataaaaatccaaaaatgtaACTAATCTAAGAACATTGACGAACAAAGGAGCAGTTGCAATTTTAAACGTTGACTTAACAGAACTGGCAACACAATCTTGTGTTGAATACAGGAAGGGATTGCACCGGTTGATGGTGAATTCGACTTCGACGCATACTCGATCGATAACATTCCGGTTTGATTGGATTTAAAAAGCCGGTAAAAGGGACTATCGGGGATTTGTATCGTATCATTTACACGACCATCTACTTCTacttaaaaaatttgtttgatatgTATAGTCTGCATGAAATTTTAGATGGCagattatatacaaaaattattatttatgttagGGTTTAATTATACCTTGGCGATTTTTTTATGTTCCTCATTTATTATGTACTGAggttgtttagggttttgatttttctttaacTTCGGCAATAAGACGTCTtgtaagtatttttttatttcaaggATCCTGTCAAGAATTCAAGATCAAGAGAGACTTAAACCGGAGTAAAATTATCAAAGCAAAAGGAGGTTGTCTATTCAATGTGTGTATACATACTGATTACCAAGATCTGATCATAAGAAATGCAAAGAATCACACGCTGCACAAAGCACCACACTGACTATTTTTGTAACATATCTGGTTagaaagaatcaagaaacctGTATATTGTCCAGCTAAATGGTGAAGGTCCTCAATGGAACTCTTAAATTCTCAGAAACATTAGAGCCAAAAATGGTAACACCATGAGAAGAAAGGTGGACACATGTCTCCTTTGACTGTTGTTCGTAGGTAGACCAGAAGGGAGTGAACATTCCTGGCCGTTGAAGTACACTTTGGTCGGAAACCCATCTCCTGAACGAACTTTGATTCCCGGAGTCAGTTTCTTGGTGAAGGACAAAACAGACTGCTGTTTCCCTGGTACCCTAAAGTCCTTATCCGGGTTCTTCCCGTCACTCTCTGCCATAAGATAGTTCAGTCCAGGAAGCCCTTCCATTAAAAGAGTGGTGTTCTTGCCGTTGATAGCTATGGTAGTTCCGTTGAAGGAGTAAGCTTTCTGAAAACCCGGTACAGCTTTTTTCAGTTCAACCGCTGTAAACCAATCTGCGAAATCAGTTTCCCCCCAGTTGAAGAGTGTGACTCGAGCAGTCCATCCTCCTCGATAGTCTGTAGCTAAATGCCAGTTTATGGTGACTCCACAGTTATCTCCACAAGGCAAAGGGTTAGGGAGCTTTCGTCGTTTTATAGCTGCCCAAGCAGTGGCAAGTTTGGTTCGGTTCTCAAACGGAATAAGAAGAGCCTGAGTTGGAAGAAGTAGAGCTGGAGAGGTTGCGCTGCAAGTACGCGCCACTCTGTTGCTAGAACAACCTCCACAAGCGCAAGTTTTACAAGGGATGATCGAGTCATTGAAGTAAGAAGAGAATGAGACACAGCATTGAGGAGTAGCTGGTTGAGTGATGTTACAGACAACTTGCCAGCTAGCAAACGCAGTTCGGTTTGAAGGCAAACCACTTGGATCAGGGAACTGGCTCGAGCTGACTCGGACAGGAGGGCCACATATGTAATCAGGGTTAAGGTTACCTTTAATCTGCCAGTTCTGTGGAGGCGTTATAGCTGAGATGTTGAGATCCGGAGGCATTTTGTAAACTTGCATTTGAAAAACGGATTTGGACTTCTCTGGATCCATGGACCGTGGCAGAATCGTTCCGTTTCTGCAACAAAACGGGATACGTCCCATAGCTGTATCGTTATATTTAGTGAGAGGGAGGTCTATGATATGTGGCCTTCTTGCACAGCTCAAGACATTGGAGAAGTCAATTTCTTTATAGTATTTTGCTTGCGGACCACTGATGCAATCCGATGAATCGACAACACTCGGATAAGCTCCTCTGGTTGTGAAGATAAACTCATCTTTCATCCACGCGAACCTTAGATTCCAATTGTCAAGCCGACCAAGCGGGTTATGATTCTCGATCGTGACCTGCGTCAAGTAACTCGACTGATATGGTTTGATCACATCGTACATTATGGTTAGATCTCCTTCTTGCCTAGGAAGGAACTTTTCACCAATTTTGGCTGTTGTAATGTTCGGATTTGGCGTGCAACATACTTCCAGAACATTCCAACCTGTAAAAAAAACCATAGAACACTTCTGCCTTCAGAAAAGCCAAGCAAGTAGATTGTTTCTTAAGTAACCATAAGGTCTAAAATCTGAATTTGCTAATGAAGACTAGTTCAAACTTTGAATCTACAAGAAATAGACTTTGTCAACGAGTGAATGATTAAATAACTAATAGAACCAACCACTGTGATCGTTCCTCCAATTTTTCACTCTATCTAATGCTTTCGTAATGAAAATAACGAATTCAACATCACACAACATCCAATAACGTTCAACACGCAACAATTCATGAAATTTTCTTGAACCAAACGAggatatgaaaacaaaaatctaaagaaatttTGAAAGTCATAACAGAATCTGTTTACCTCGTTGAGTGGGTTTGGGACAAGACCAGCCATCATTAACAAGAGTGATGTTCTTCGGAAGCGGAACTCTCGGCGGCGCAACTCCAAACTGAGTACCCACGAGCTCGACACGTGCTTCCATCTGAGTGATGTCACCCGCCGTCATAATCGCCGACTTTAAATCCGCCGAAGGAAACCCGGAGAAGATCGTCCCGTTCTCGACGCTAACCGGGAGGCTAGAACCGTCGGAGAGAACGGCGT comes from Camelina sativa cultivar DH55 chromosome 19, Cs, whole genome shotgun sequence and encodes:
- the LOC104765530 gene encoding COBRA-like protein 8: MGLTPNFISWILLLSLFTAIPLTLSQPQAPPPLSPDANLCNGVFVSYTYSTGTKIKPNDTKNQPYRFESAITVLNNGRDELKSWRVFVKFAHREILVSATNAVLSDGSSLPVSVENGTIFSGFPSADLKSAIMTAGDITQMEARVELVGTQFGVAPPRVPLPKNITLVNDGWSCPKPTQRGWNVLEVCCTPNPNITTAKIGEKFLPRQEGDLTIMYDVIKPYQSSYLTQVTIENHNPLGRLDNWNLRFAWMKDEFIFTTRGAYPSVVDSSDCISGPQAKYYKEIDFSNVLSCARRPHIIDLPLTKYNDTAMGRIPFCCRNGTILPRSMDPEKSKSVFQMQVYKMPPDLNISAITPPQNWQIKGNLNPDYICGPPVRVSSSQFPDPSGLPSNRTAFASWQVVCNITQPATPQCCVSFSSYFNDSIIPCKTCACGGCSSNRVARTCSATSPALLLPTQALLIPFENRTKLATAWAAIKRRKLPNPLPCGDNCGVTINWHLATDYRGGWTARVTLFNWGETDFADWFTAVELKKAVPGFQKAYSFNGTTIAINGKNTTLLMEGLPGLNYLMAESDGKNPDKDFRVPGKQQSVLSFTKKLTPGIKVRSGDGFPTKVYFNGQECSLPSGLPTNNSQRRHVSTFLLMVLPFLALMFLRI